A genomic window from Dechloromonas sp. A34 includes:
- a CDS encoding type III pantothenate kinase produces the protein MIVCLDSGNTRIKWGVHDGERWLAQGAVDHAGSGELAALPTTWPQPDKVLLANVAGNDVATRIREQLADWQSVFREVKAEAKRGGVTNRYQNPGQLGVDRWCALIGARSLTRMACIVVMAGTATTIDTLDADGNFLGGLILPGSPLMRRALARDTAGLPLAAGQYAEYPRCTDDAIVSGAIEAQAGAIERAFRRLADRRTQCLISGGDAQVLADCLSIPHALIPNLPLEGLKVLGCDD, from the coding sequence ATGATCGTCTGTCTGGATAGCGGTAATACCCGCATCAAATGGGGGGTGCATGACGGCGAGCGCTGGCTGGCCCAGGGCGCAGTCGACCACGCGGGCAGTGGCGAACTGGCGGCCCTGCCGACGACCTGGCCGCAGCCGGACAAAGTGCTGCTCGCCAACGTCGCGGGCAACGATGTAGCGACCCGCATCCGCGAACAGTTGGCTGACTGGCAATCCGTATTCCGGGAAGTCAAGGCCGAGGCCAAACGCGGCGGCGTGACCAATCGCTATCAAAATCCGGGACAACTCGGGGTGGACCGCTGGTGCGCGCTGATTGGCGCCCGCAGCCTGACCCGTATGGCCTGCATCGTGGTCATGGCGGGGACGGCGACGACGATCGACACGCTCGACGCCGACGGCAATTTTCTCGGCGGCCTGATTCTCCCGGGTAGCCCGCTGATGCGGCGCGCCCTCGCCCGCGACACGGCCGGCCTGCCGCTGGCCGCGGGACAATACGCCGAATATCCGCGCTGTACCGACGATGCAATCGTCAGCGGCGCCATCGAGGCCCAGGCCGGGGCGATTGAACGGGCTTTCCGTCGCCTGGCCGACCGGCGCACCCAATGCCTGATCTCCGGCGGTGATGCCCAGGTTCTGGCGGACTGTCTTTCGATTCCGCATGCCTTGATCCCGAATCTTCCGCTGGAAGGCTTGAAAGTACTGGGCTGCGACGACTGA
- a CDS encoding SPFH domain-containing protein has protein sequence MALMDFIKKQFIDILQWTEEGDGTLAWRFPMQEMEIQNGASLTVRDSQLALFVNEGTVADVFAPGMYKLTTQTLPVLTYLKNWDKLFESPFKSDLYFFSTRIQLDQKWGTPNPITIRDKEFGVVRMRAFGIYSYHLSDAKTFYQKISGTRDSYGREELEGQLRNTMVAGMTDLFGESGVAFIDMAANQDEFGKAMFAKMQPMFADFGLTLDSLVVQNISLPEELQKILDQRIGMNMIGDMGRYTQYQVANAIPEAAKNEGGMAGMGVGLGAGVGFGQVMGQAMASAMTPATGAPAAAVPAPSVAPVSADEVVATLEKLHGLVEKGILTKEEFEAKKAELLKKLT, from the coding sequence ATGGCCCTGATGGACTTCATCAAGAAACAGTTTATCGACATCCTGCAATGGACAGAGGAGGGCGACGGCACGCTGGCCTGGCGCTTCCCGATGCAGGAAATGGAAATCCAGAACGGCGCCAGTCTGACCGTACGCGATTCGCAACTGGCCCTTTTCGTCAATGAAGGCACGGTCGCCGATGTCTTCGCGCCGGGCATGTACAAGCTGACGACGCAGACGCTGCCGGTCCTGACCTATCTGAAGAACTGGGACAAGCTGTTCGAGTCCCCGTTCAAGTCCGACCTCTACTTCTTCTCGACGCGGATCCAGCTCGACCAGAAATGGGGCACGCCGAACCCGATCACCATCCGCGACAAGGAATTCGGCGTCGTCCGCATGCGCGCGTTCGGCATCTACAGCTATCACCTCTCCGACGCCAAGACCTTCTACCAGAAGATCTCCGGTACCCGCGACAGCTATGGCCGCGAGGAGCTGGAAGGCCAGCTGCGCAACACCATGGTCGCCGGGATGACCGACCTCTTTGGCGAATCCGGCGTTGCCTTCATCGACATGGCGGCCAACCAGGACGAGTTCGGCAAGGCGATGTTCGCCAAGATGCAGCCGATGTTCGCCGATTTCGGCCTGACCCTCGATTCGCTGGTCGTCCAGAACATCTCGCTGCCGGAGGAATTGCAAAAGATTCTCGACCAGCGGATCGGCATGAACATGATCGGCGACATGGGCCGCTACACCCAGTACCAGGTTGCCAATGCAATTCCTGAGGCGGCCAAGAACGAGGGCGGCATGGCTGGCATGGGCGTCGGCCTCGGCGCCGGGGTCGGTTTCGGCCAGGTCATGGGGCAGGCGATGGCTTCCGCCATGACGCCGGCCACGGGCGCCCCGGCAGCAGCCGTACCGGCACCGAGCGTCGCCCCGGTCTCGGCCGACGAGGTCGTCGCCACCCTGGAAAAACTGCATGGGCTGGTCGAAAAGGGCATCCTGACCAAAGAAGAGTTCGAGGCCAAGAAAGCCGAGCTGCTCAAGAAGCTGACCTGA
- a CDS encoding biotin--[acetyl-CoA-carboxylase] ligase — protein sequence MPLIDLVLLKARLGELAGRFDVDALDECDSTSSELMRRADRGAPAGSVVVADRQSAGRGRRGRQWLSAPEASLTFSLLWRFTGPLSRLSGLSLAVGVALARGLESLGAQGVGLKWPNDVLLDQDGRQAKLAGVLVELASDRRGTQAIIGIGLNLLPPAEELPFPAAGLSQACYRLPERHAVLAALLCELAETLERFAGDGFGGLKADWQQRHVWQGQQVQLLDEAASPVLGTCLGADDDGALLLETAAGVERILAGDVSLRPAGSTLGGRPA from the coding sequence ATGCCCCTGATCGATCTTGTCTTGCTCAAAGCCCGGCTGGGCGAACTGGCCGGCCGTTTTGACGTTGATGCGCTGGACGAATGCGATTCGACCAGCAGCGAACTGATGCGTCGCGCCGACCGTGGCGCTCCGGCGGGTAGCGTGGTGGTCGCCGACCGGCAGAGTGCCGGCCGTGGCCGGCGCGGCCGGCAATGGCTGTCGGCCCCAGAAGCGAGTCTGACCTTCTCCCTGCTTTGGCGCTTTACCGGACCGCTGTCGCGCCTGAGCGGCCTCTCGCTGGCGGTCGGTGTCGCTCTGGCGCGCGGACTGGAAAGCCTCGGCGCCCAGGGCGTTGGCCTGAAGTGGCCGAACGACGTGCTGCTTGACCAGGATGGGCGGCAGGCCAAGCTGGCCGGCGTGCTGGTCGAGCTGGCCTCCGACCGGCGCGGCACGCAGGCGATTATCGGCATCGGCCTCAACCTGCTGCCGCCAGCCGAAGAATTGCCTTTCCCGGCAGCCGGCCTGAGCCAGGCCTGCTATCGCTTGCCGGAGCGCCATGCCGTGCTGGCGGCGCTCCTGTGCGAGTTGGCCGAGACACTTGAGCGCTTTGCCGGCGACGGTTTTGGCGGGCTCAAGGCCGACTGGCAGCAGCGTCATGTCTGGCAGGGGCAGCAAGTCCAGCTTCTCGACGAGGCGGCATCACCAGTGCTCGGCACCTGTCTGGGCGCGGACGATGATGGTGCCCTGTTGCTCGAAACTGCCGCCGGGGTCGAACGCATTCTGGCAGGCGATGTCAGCCTGCGCCCCGCAGGAAGTACTCTTGGCGGGCGCCCGGCATGA
- a CDS encoding DUF4178 domain-containing protein, with translation MALTASCPSCGAPVVFQSASSIFAVCEYCQSTLVRHDQALEDIGKMAALVEDRSPLQLGSEGSYKGVHFALIGRIQIKYSQGIWNEWHLLFDDMRTGWLSEAAGEYVLTFAQFVPDRLPPFDELTIGQRFVLASQTWTVSNIENAECVAGQGELPFKVGGGYPVAAVDLRNGANFATLDYSETPPLLFVGQAVDFRSLKMANLRQGMPIPTASVAAQVFRCPSCGAPMSARSRDILAVGCASCGAVVDTADESYKLLSKALGQRDEQYQPRLALGSKGTLEGKPAEVIGFLVKQCKVDGIAYDWREYLLAGGHGTYRWLTEYNGHWNIADVLPNPPNSSGAMELSDVRWSGQAFKHFSTTPAAEVIQVAGEFTWRVRRGETSRVVDYVAPPLMLSRESTAKDLSWSQGLYVAPAVIAEAFKLPDGRLPEPIGVYANQPNPWEATHQRVCKLFWKLALLAVLLQLFFAFVSGGKSLLRQELAFSSQMAEETLVTREFEVRDKPRKITVRNTTTLDNNWIGLDLLLVNKATGNAWPAARELAFYQGYDDGHWTEGSNEDEVVFLDVPPGTYYLSVDPDLAPEKPVPVRDTVEVFSGGAGWSNFVMVLLFLVIFPVFTRLRHAAFEAGRWAESDHAPVSSDDADEDD, from the coding sequence GTGGCGCTGACTGCCTCCTGCCCCTCCTGCGGCGCGCCGGTTGTCTTCCAATCGGCGTCGTCGATCTTTGCCGTCTGCGAATACTGCCAGAGCACCCTGGTCCGTCACGACCAGGCGCTCGAAGACATCGGCAAGATGGCGGCCCTGGTCGAGGATCGTTCGCCGCTCCAGTTGGGCAGCGAGGGCAGTTACAAAGGTGTCCATTTCGCTCTGATCGGGCGCATCCAGATCAAGTACAGCCAGGGTATCTGGAACGAGTGGCACCTGCTGTTCGACGACATGCGCACCGGCTGGCTGTCGGAAGCCGCCGGCGAGTATGTGCTCACTTTTGCGCAATTCGTTCCGGATCGCCTGCCGCCCTTCGATGAGCTGACAATCGGTCAGCGCTTCGTGCTGGCCAGCCAGACGTGGACGGTGAGCAATATCGAGAACGCCGAGTGCGTGGCCGGTCAGGGCGAATTGCCGTTCAAGGTCGGCGGCGGCTATCCGGTGGCCGCGGTCGATCTGCGCAACGGCGCCAATTTCGCGACCCTCGACTACTCCGAAACGCCGCCGCTGTTGTTCGTCGGCCAGGCCGTCGATTTCAGGTCGCTGAAAATGGCCAACCTGCGCCAGGGCATGCCGATCCCGACGGCCAGCGTTGCGGCCCAGGTTTTCCGCTGCCCGAGCTGCGGCGCGCCAATGTCGGCGCGTTCCAGGGACATCCTGGCGGTCGGCTGCGCCAGTTGTGGCGCCGTGGTCGATACCGCCGACGAGAGCTACAAGCTGTTGTCGAAGGCGCTCGGTCAGCGCGACGAGCAATATCAGCCGCGCTTGGCGCTGGGCAGCAAGGGAACGCTGGAAGGCAAGCCGGCCGAAGTGATCGGCTTCCTGGTCAAGCAATGCAAGGTGGACGGCATCGCCTACGACTGGCGCGAATACCTGCTGGCCGGCGGGCACGGAACCTACCGCTGGCTGACCGAGTACAACGGTCACTGGAACATCGCCGACGTGCTGCCCAATCCGCCGAACAGCAGCGGGGCGATGGAACTGTCCGACGTGCGCTGGAGCGGGCAGGCGTTCAAGCATTTTTCGACGACCCCGGCGGCCGAAGTGATCCAGGTCGCCGGCGAATTTACCTGGCGTGTCCGCCGTGGTGAAACCAGCCGCGTGGTCGATTACGTCGCGCCGCCCTTGATGCTGTCGCGCGAGTCGACGGCCAAGGACCTGAGCTGGTCGCAAGGCCTGTATGTCGCCCCGGCGGTGATCGCCGAAGCCTTTAAGTTGCCGGATGGCCGCCTGCCCGAACCGATCGGCGTTTACGCCAACCAGCCCAATCCCTGGGAAGCCACCCACCAGCGGGTCTGCAAGCTGTTCTGGAAACTGGCTCTGCTCGCCGTGCTGCTACAGCTTTTCTTCGCCTTCGTGTCGGGCGGTAAGTCCCTGCTCCGTCAGGAGCTCGCCTTTTCGTCGCAGATGGCCGAGGAAACCCTGGTCACCCGGGAGTTCGAAGTGCGCGACAAGCCGCGCAAGATCACGGTGCGCAACACGACGACCCTCGACAACAACTGGATCGGCCTCGACCTGCTGTTGGTTAACAAGGCGACCGGCAACGCCTGGCCGGCGGCACGCGAACTGGCCTTCTACCAGGGCTATGACGACGGTCACTGGACCGAGGGCAGCAACGAGGACGAGGTGGTTTTCCTCGATGTGCCGCCGGGTACCTACTATCTGAGTGTGGATCCCGACCTGGCGCCGGAAAAGCCGGTGCCGGTGCGCGATACCGTCGAGGTCTTCAGTGGCGGCGCCGGCTGGAGCAATTTTGTGATGGTGCTGCTCTTCTTGGTCATCTTCCCGGTTTTCACGCGCCTGCGCCATGCTGCTTTCGAGGCCGGGCGCTGGGCGGAGAGCGACCACGCCCCGGTTAGCAGCGACGATGCGGATGAGGACGACTGA
- the ntrC gene encoding nitrogen regulation protein NR(I): protein MKPVWIVDDDRSIRWVLEKTLSREGIPFKSFASATEAISQLEQGIEPPQVLMSDIRMPGQSGLVLLQEVKTRFPSVPVIIMTAYSDLESAVAAFQGGAFEYLPKPFDVDQAVELIRRAIDESMHQSGALEEEGLVPEILGQAPAMQEVFRAIGRLALSHATVLINGESGSGKELVARALHRHSPRSDKPFIAINTAAIPKDLLESELFGHERGAFTGAQAQRRGRFEQAESGTLFLDEIGDMPSELQTRLLRVLSDGHFYRVGGHSPIKANVRVIAATHQNLETRVKEGLFREDLFHRLNVIRIRLPSLRERREDIPLLTKHFLQKSARELGVETKRLSEAALKYLSGLDFQGNVRQLENLCHWLTVMAPGQQVEIGDLPGELRESTPVTLATDWEGALEDEVDRLLARGVPDVHGVLAQTFERILITRALAHTGGRRIEAAHALGIGRNTITRKIAELGIDGGKELAAE, encoded by the coding sequence ATGAAACCGGTCTGGATCGTGGACGACGATCGCTCAATCCGCTGGGTTCTGGAAAAGACCCTGTCCCGTGAGGGCATCCCCTTCAAGAGTTTCGCCTCGGCGACCGAGGCCATTTCCCAGCTCGAACAGGGTATCGAGCCGCCACAGGTCCTGATGTCGGACATCCGCATGCCCGGCCAGTCGGGCTTGGTGCTGCTGCAGGAGGTCAAAACGCGTTTTCCGTCGGTGCCGGTCATCATCATGACTGCCTATTCCGATCTGGAAAGCGCCGTCGCCGCTTTCCAGGGCGGCGCCTTCGAATACCTGCCCAAGCCCTTCGACGTCGATCAGGCCGTCGAGCTGATCCGGCGGGCCATCGATGAATCAATGCACCAGAGTGGTGCGCTGGAAGAAGAGGGCCTGGTCCCCGAAATCCTCGGTCAGGCGCCGGCGATGCAGGAAGTCTTCCGCGCCATCGGTCGTCTTGCGCTGTCGCATGCGACCGTGCTGATCAACGGCGAGTCCGGTTCCGGCAAGGAACTCGTGGCGCGAGCCCTGCACCGCCATAGCCCGCGTTCCGACAAACCCTTCATCGCGATCAACACGGCGGCGATTCCGAAGGATCTGCTCGAATCCGAACTCTTCGGTCACGAACGCGGTGCCTTCACCGGCGCTCAGGCTCAGCGCCGCGGTCGCTTCGAGCAGGCCGAAAGCGGCACGCTGTTCCTCGACGAAATTGGCGACATGCCCTCCGAACTGCAGACCCGCCTGTTGCGCGTGCTGTCCGATGGCCACTTCTATCGCGTCGGCGGCCACTCGCCGATCAAGGCCAATGTCCGGGTCATCGCGGCGACCCACCAGAACCTGGAAACCCGGGTCAAGGAAGGCCTGTTCCGCGAAGATCTGTTCCATCGCCTGAACGTCATCCGCATTCGCCTGCCCTCGCTGCGCGAGCGGCGCGAGGACATTCCGCTGCTCACCAAGCATTTTCTGCAAAAGAGCGCCCGCGAACTCGGTGTCGAAACCAAGCGCCTGTCGGAAGCCGCGCTGAAGTACCTGAGCGGCCTCGACTTCCAGGGCAATGTCCGGCAACTGGAAAATCTCTGTCACTGGCTGACCGTGATGGCCCCCGGCCAGCAGGTCGAAATCGGCGATCTGCCGGGCGAACTGCGCGAATCGACGCCGGTCACCCTGGCCACCGACTGGGAGGGCGCCCTCGAAGACGAGGTCGACCGCCTGCTGGCGCGCGGCGTGCCCGATGTTCATGGCGTCCTGGCGCAGACTTTCGAGCGCATCCTGATCACCCGGGCGCTGGCCCATACCGGCGGCCGCCGGATCGAGGCGGCGCATGCGCTGGGGATCGGCCGCAACACGATTACCCGCAAGATTGCCGAACTCGGCATCGACGGCGGCAAGGAGCTGGCGGCGGAGTAA
- the glnL gene encoding nitrogen regulation protein NR(II) produces MAAMNVTHASFSGLDLLASAVLLLDDGQLIRYINPAGENLLAVSGQSVVGKTLAVVCTCSTTLQAALDNGLNNNWGYTGQNIQLKRSDGETLHLNCTVTPLRPEIAGGMRLLLELQPIEHHLAATREERLIEQQQASRELIRNLAHEIKNPLGGIRGAAQLLEHELANPSLKEYTQVIIKEADRLQDLMQRLLTPHRAMLPTTVNIHEILERVRSLLTAEFPGSLEIRRDYDTSLPELIGDREQLIQAVLNIARNAAQAMNGEGEIILRTRSLRQVTLAKKRYRLAMEIKVIDNGPGISDDIHERMFYPLVSGRDGGTGLGLTIAQNFIQHHHGTIDCSSRPGNTVFTLRLPVEQA; encoded by the coding sequence ATGGCAGCCATGAATGTCACCCACGCTTCCTTCTCCGGCCTCGATCTGCTGGCCTCGGCGGTGCTGCTGCTGGACGACGGGCAGCTCATCCGCTACATCAATCCGGCCGGCGAGAACCTGTTGGCGGTCAGCGGCCAGTCGGTGGTCGGCAAGACCCTGGCCGTGGTCTGCACCTGTTCGACAACCTTGCAGGCGGCGCTCGATAACGGACTGAACAACAATTGGGGCTATACCGGCCAGAACATCCAGTTGAAGCGCAGCGATGGCGAAACCCTGCACTTGAACTGCACGGTGACGCCGTTGCGCCCGGAGATTGCGGGCGGCATGCGCCTGCTGCTCGAATTGCAGCCGATTGAGCACCATCTGGCGGCGACCCGCGAAGAGCGCCTGATCGAGCAGCAGCAGGCCAGTCGCGAACTGATCCGCAACCTGGCCCATGAAATCAAGAATCCACTGGGCGGCATCCGCGGCGCGGCACAGTTGCTCGAACATGAACTGGCCAATCCCTCGCTCAAGGAATACACCCAGGTCATCATCAAGGAAGCCGACCGCCTGCAGGACCTGATGCAGCGCCTGCTGACGCCGCACCGGGCGATGCTGCCGACGACGGTCAATATCCACGAAATTCTCGAACGGGTGCGCAGCCTGCTGACCGCCGAGTTTCCCGGTTCGCTCGAAATCCGGCGCGACTACGATACCAGTCTGCCGGAACTGATCGGCGACCGCGAGCAACTTATCCAGGCAGTGCTGAATATCGCCCGCAATGCCGCGCAGGCGATGAACGGCGAAGGCGAGATCATCCTGCGCACGCGCTCTTTGCGTCAGGTGACGCTGGCCAAGAAGCGCTACCGGTTGGCCATGGAAATCAAGGTGATCGACAACGGTCCGGGCATTTCCGACGATATCCACGAACGCATGTTCTATCCGCTGGTTTCCGGGCGTGACGGCGGCACTGGCCTGGGCCTGACCATCGCCCAGAATTTCATCCAGCACCACCACGGCACCATCGACTGCTCGAGTCGTCCCGGCAATACCGTTTTCACCTTGCGCCTGCCGGTCGAGCAGGCCTGA
- a CDS encoding diguanylate cyclase yields the protein MRPLSLLFPILLLFFSSAHALEKVSVQLNWKHQFQFAGYYAAIEKGYFRDAGFEVELRELPDGSDPIAAVLKGEANYGVAASELALQRAQGKPLVALAVIVQNSPLVLLANRRKIPSIDALNERRIMLLPHEAELVAYLKREGVERYTPVPHSFQADDLIAGRVDAISGYSTDEPFVLRQQNFPYLAFTPKAAGINFYGDTLFTLENGVKANPDAVRAFRAAVLRGWAYAIAQPDEIAELILKRYSTRHSKAHLLFEAVELKRLMQPDLVEIGQMSAARWQQIGQTYAELGMLPAGFSLDGLVFDAEVRQLPGWLLPLLVIASLVFALMVVTAAYFARLNLRLTKEIGNRHAVEAALRGSEERYRRLAEQSKDVIWTLDLASMRFTYVSPAVQQVRGFTPDEVMQQSLEDALSPASYRHVMGVLAEHLQRLAAGDQTALSAMAEVEQPHKDGGTVYSEVVASFLLDDEGRPTTILGIARDDSGRRAAEAQLRAANERLRQQLQEIEQLQGALQEQAIRDSLTGCFNRRYLDETLERELPRARREGYPLALLILDLDYFKQINDTYGHQAGDEVLRELASHLRADIRHEDILCRYGGEEFVILMPRMPLSVAAERAERWRQAIAEIRVRFGSFELRFTSSAGVAAYPDHARMPDDLMHCADLALYSAKNEGRNRVVVYTPPAR from the coding sequence ATGCGCCCGCTTTCCCTCCTATTTCCGATTTTGCTGCTGTTTTTTTCCTCGGCCCACGCCCTGGAAAAAGTCAGCGTGCAACTGAACTGGAAACACCAGTTCCAGTTTGCCGGCTACTACGCCGCGATCGAGAAGGGCTACTTCCGCGACGCGGGCTTCGAGGTCGAGCTGCGCGAGTTGCCCGACGGCAGCGATCCGATTGCTGCAGTGCTCAAGGGCGAGGCGAACTACGGGGTGGCGGCCTCCGAACTGGCGCTGCAACGGGCCCAGGGCAAGCCGCTGGTGGCGCTGGCGGTGATCGTCCAGAACTCGCCGCTGGTCCTGCTCGCCAATCGCCGGAAAATCCCCAGCATTGACGCCCTCAACGAACGCCGGATCATGCTCCTGCCCCATGAAGCCGAACTGGTGGCCTATCTGAAACGCGAAGGGGTCGAGCGCTACACCCCGGTGCCGCACAGTTTTCAAGCCGACGATCTGATTGCCGGGCGGGTCGACGCCATCTCGGGCTACTCGACTGACGAGCCCTTCGTGCTGCGCCAGCAGAACTTCCCCTATCTGGCCTTTACGCCCAAGGCGGCGGGGATCAATTTCTACGGCGATACGCTATTCACCCTTGAGAATGGCGTCAAAGCCAATCCGGATGCGGTTCGCGCCTTTCGCGCCGCGGTGCTACGCGGCTGGGCCTACGCCATAGCCCAGCCCGACGAGATCGCCGAGTTGATTCTCAAACGCTATTCGACCCGGCACAGCAAAGCGCACTTGCTGTTCGAAGCCGTGGAACTGAAGCGCCTGATGCAGCCCGATCTGGTCGAAATCGGGCAGATGTCGGCCGCCCGCTGGCAGCAGATCGGGCAGACCTATGCCGAGTTGGGGATGTTGCCGGCTGGCTTTTCGCTCGACGGCCTGGTGTTCGATGCCGAAGTGCGCCAACTGCCCGGCTGGCTGCTGCCATTGCTGGTCATTGCCTCCCTGGTGTTCGCGCTGATGGTGGTCACGGCGGCCTATTTCGCCCGCCTCAATCTCCGGCTGACCAAGGAAATCGGCAACCGTCATGCCGTCGAAGCCGCCCTTCGGGGCAGCGAAGAACGTTACCGCCGGCTGGCCGAGCAGAGCAAGGACGTGATCTGGACCCTCGATCTGGCCAGCATGCGCTTCACCTATGTCAGCCCAGCGGTTCAACAGGTGCGCGGCTTCACGCCCGATGAGGTCATGCAGCAATCGCTCGAAGATGCACTGAGTCCGGCTTCCTATCGCCATGTCATGGGGGTGCTGGCGGAGCATCTGCAACGCCTGGCCGCCGGCGACCAGACAGCGTTGTCGGCGATGGCCGAGGTCGAGCAGCCGCACAAGGATGGCGGCACGGTCTACTCGGAAGTGGTGGCCAGCTTCCTGCTCGACGACGAAGGGCGGCCGACGACCATCCTCGGCATTGCCCGCGACGATTCCGGACGGCGGGCGGCCGAGGCCCAGTTGCGGGCCGCCAACGAGCGCCTGCGCCAGCAGTTGCAGGAGATCGAGCAACTACAGGGGGCGCTGCAGGAGCAGGCGATTCGCGACAGCCTGACCGGTTGCTTCAATCGCCGCTACCTTGATGAAACGCTCGAACGCGAACTGCCGCGGGCGCGCCGTGAAGGCTACCCGCTGGCCCTGCTGATTCTCGACCTCGATTACTTCAAGCAGATCAACGACACCTACGGTCACCAGGCGGGCGACGAGGTGCTGCGCGAACTGGCCAGCCATCTCCGTGCCGACATCCGCCACGAAGACATCCTCTGCCGCTATGGCGGCGAGGAATTCGTCATCCTGATGCCGCGCATGCCGCTGTCCGTGGCGGCCGAGCGGGCCGAGCGCTGGCGCCAGGCGATCGCCGAGATCCGCGTGCGCTTCGGGTCTTTTGAACTGCGCTTTACCAGTTCAGCCGGGGTGGCGGCTTATCCCGATCACGCCCGGATGCCGGACGATCTGATGCACTGTGCCGATCTCGCGCTATATTCCGCGAAGAATGAGGGACGGAACCGCGTCGTCGTCTATACGCCGCCCGCCCGCTAG
- a CDS encoding DUF350 domain-containing protein translates to MFDPVLNSLPAFASFFVTALVLLAAFLALYIFITPYSELALIRAGNEAAAVSLGGAVIGFALPIAVSVAISHNLYSMIGWGLVACVVQLLTFTTARLALPTINHNIPQGKLASGIFLASLSIGVGILNAGCIA, encoded by the coding sequence ATGTTCGATCCGGTACTCAATAGCCTGCCGGCCTTCGCCAGTTTTTTCGTGACCGCGCTGGTCTTGCTCGCAGCCTTTCTTGCCCTCTACATTTTCATCACGCCCTACAGCGAACTGGCGCTGATCCGCGCCGGCAACGAGGCGGCGGCGGTCAGCCTGGGCGGGGCGGTGATCGGTTTCGCGCTGCCGATCGCCGTGTCGGTCGCAATCAGCCACAACCTGTACTCGATGATTGGCTGGGGGCTGGTCGCCTGCGTCGTGCAGTTGCTGACCTTTACCACGGCGCGCCTGGCGCTGCCGACCATCAACCACAATATTCCCCAGGGCAAGCTGGCTTCGGGGATTTTTCTCGCATCGCTCTCGATCGGCGTCGGCATCCTGAACGCCGGTTGCATCGCCTGA
- the aroE gene encoding shikimate dehydrogenase, with protein sequence MTDLYAVFGNPIAHSKSPAIHAAFAAATGQPLRYEARLAPIDGFTQAIADFVAAGGKGANITVPFKEEAFRLSSRLSERAARAGAVNTLAFKAGEILGDNTDGAGLVGDLTRNLNCPLTGQRILLLGAGGAARGVIAPLLAGKPAALFIANRSADKAVALAHGFADLATVEAGSFADTAGRRFDLVINATSASLAGASLALPPGLFAGDSLAYDMMYGKGETPFLSQAREQGATRCADGLGMLVEQAAEAFLVWRGVRPETGRVLADLRRTLAA encoded by the coding sequence ATGACCGATCTTTACGCCGTCTTCGGCAACCCGATTGCCCACTCCAAATCACCGGCCATCCACGCCGCCTTCGCCGCCGCCACCGGCCAGCCGTTGCGCTATGAAGCCCGCCTGGCGCCGATCGACGGTTTCACGCAGGCAATTGCCGATTTTGTCGCCGCCGGCGGCAAGGGGGCCAACATCACCGTCCCCTTCAAGGAAGAAGCCTTTCGCCTGAGCAGCCGCTTGAGCGAGCGGGCGGCACGGGCCGGGGCAGTCAATACGCTGGCCTTCAAGGCCGGCGAAATCCTCGGCGACAACACCGACGGCGCCGGTCTGGTCGGCGATCTGACCCGCAACCTGAATTGCCCGCTGACTGGCCAGCGTATTCTGCTGCTTGGCGCCGGCGGCGCCGCGCGCGGCGTGATCGCCCCGCTGCTAGCCGGCAAGCCGGCCGCGCTGTTCATCGCCAATCGCAGCGCCGACAAGGCCGTCGCGCTGGCGCATGGCTTTGCCGATCTGGCGACGGTCGAGGCTGGAAGTTTCGCCGACACCGCCGGCCGCCGCTTCGACCTGGTGATCAATGCCACCTCCGCCAGCCTCGCCGGCGCCAGCCTGGCGCTGCCGCCCGGTCTGTTCGCCGGCGACAGCCTGGCTTACGACATGATGTATGGCAAGGGCGAAACGCCCTTCCTGAGCCAGGCGCGCGAACAAGGTGCGACCCGCTGCGCCGATGGTCTGGGCATGCTGGTCGAACAGGCCGCGGAAGCCTTTCTGGTCTGGCGTGGCGTGCGCCCCGAAACCGGCCGCGTGCTGGCCGATCTGCGGCGCACGCTGGCCGCCTGA
- a CDS encoding energy transducer TonB has translation MARLEGEINKTTDEYSKRPRKKFIGARTEEYRFAQYIEDWRQKIERIGTLNYPEAARGKLYGSLVLTVSITADGSVTRIDINRSSGYKVLDDSARRIVQMASPYSPFPPDIRRDTDVLEITRTWNFTQGDQLSAK, from the coding sequence ATGGCGCGTCTCGAAGGTGAAATCAACAAAACGACCGACGAATACAGCAAGCGGCCGCGCAAGAAGTTCATCGGGGCGCGCACCGAGGAATATCGCTTCGCCCAGTACATCGAGGACTGGCGGCAGAAAATCGAACGCATCGGCACCCTGAACTATCCCGAGGCGGCTCGTGGCAAGCTCTATGGCTCGCTGGTGCTGACCGTCTCGATCACGGCCGACGGCAGCGTCACCCGCATCGACATCAACCGTTCCTCCGGCTACAAGGTGCTCGACGATTCGGCCCGCCGCATCGTCCAGATGGCTTCGCCCTACTCGCCCTTCCCGCCGGACATCCGGCGCGACACCGACGTCCTCGAAATTACCCGTACCTGGAATTTCACCCAGGGCGACCAGCTCTCCGCGAAATGA